Within the Chrysemys picta bellii isolate R12L10 chromosome 17, ASM1138683v2, whole genome shotgun sequence genome, the region gagggctctggctggggatgaggggtttggggtgcaggatgccccagggctgtggcagggagagaggactccccccagccctctcttgctgcagcagcccggggccggggatgaggtgcctctccctggctACAGCagtttagagggaacttaggggcagggatcccccctccctccaccccaaacctccaaTGGCTGGCTGTTGCTCCCTCCTGGATGGGGACCCCCCAGTGACTCCGACCGGgcatcccctctgctgggcccagggctcagggcagagcctggctccaaGCATCCCATTggtgcagagctgggtgtggggctgggagcggggatgctgagccaggcccctcacctgctaccaccagctgcaGGGGGTCGCTGGGCTCAGAGGAGACGAAGGGCTCTGATCGGGgccggtagctgcagctgtaaTTCCCTCCGTGCTGCCGGCTCTGCCAGCTGGGCTCCCAGTCCCACAGACAAGGAGCCGCAGCTCCCTAGTTCTTGGGATCCTCACATGCCCGTGtgtggcccctgcctcattccctgCGTCCGGCCTGCCCTGGACACAGAGTGACTGAGCTGTTCTCTGGGGCAGCGCAcggccggagagcagcagctgagctGACCCCTGCATCGGCTTCCCGCAGACGGAGTCAAGTGCGAGGTCTCTGTCCTGATCTCCAAGGTGCCCAAGGGCTGAGCCCAGCGTATTCCCGGCTCCGGCTGCAGGGTGCTGCGAGTGCCGGGTGcgtggggccgggccggccgcTCAAGGACAAGCCGCTCAGGGTGCCTGGTGCACACGCGAGCGGCTAGTCCTGCCCGGCCACAGCTCCATTGCTATTTTCAGCTCCATCAGAGCTAGCCCAGGTGCCGCACGccagcccccagctgcagggcagacacccGACAACAGCCCACAGCTCTGGGGGGACCCCGGGGTGACGGCTCCCTGCCTCTGGCCCGGCCACAATCAGGGTCAGGCTCGTCTGGGCAGGGGACAGAACTTTCTCCGGGGCCGGGCCCAGGCTGCAGAACGAGCTCCCCCAACAGCCAAgagccccccaaacctccccacctCCAGCGCCCAGACCCTCTGCGGTGGGCACAGACCTTCCCTGGGGAGAGGACGAGGGAGAACGACCCATCCATGACAGATGGGGCCCCGTCGCTTAATGCTTGACTGGCAGGCGCCCCAACACCGCTGTGACCAGGGCAGCGTCAGACCATgtgcagggtagaaggctggtgtcccatcccctcccagctgagacccccccagtgactccatccCCGCTCCCCGGCCGGGCGTCCCCGCTgctgggctcagggcagagcctggctctgagtggcCCATTGGTGCGAGCCCCCCGGggatctagctgggtgtggggcaggagatgctgggctgggcccctcacctgctacaatgATCTGCACAGGGTCGCTGGGCTCTGAGTAGTTAGGTGGGTCTGTTCTGTGGCTATAACGACAGGTGTAGTTTCCGCTCTGTTCCCGTCTGGCGCTGGTGATGGGAAATTCAGCCTCAGAGCCAGCAGGGTCTGTGTAAGTCAGATAGTTCCCATCTCCAGCCTTGTAGAGGAGGAACCTCATGCCCAGGTGCTGATTCTGACACCGGATGGTGACGTTTCCCCCCATGGGGATCACCCCACCGGGGCTGAcggagatggagggtttggggtaGGACCCCTCTGGATTCACAAACAAACAGGCAGTAAGTGGGGGTGACACAAACCGCGTCCGTCTGACTCAATCCTCTGCCCATCTGTCGCTCCAGGGTTTTACCCCACACCTGTCCCTGGGGTGCAGGCCCGGCCCTCAGCTCACAGCCGGGGAGAGAcacaggagggggaaaggagatttCCAGTCTCTGATTCTTTCAGTTCTCCAGGGTGAATTCAGCCCAGCCCCCGCTGCAGTCAGGGGTGACTCCAGATTGACCCCaggggctgagatcagaatcactcTCCTTCTATGTTTCTAACACTAACACTGTAGCCGAGCTGCAGCTCTGCTGGAGTTGTGCTGAACACAGATTATTCTTTAAAATCTTCCAAAATCCATGTTTACTCCAATTGTCCGGCAATGTGCTGTATGCACAGGAGTGTGGGGTTGGGTTCGTGGGAGAAATCTTTAAGCAAGGCTCCGAAAACCACGTTTGCAAAATCCCCCGGTTGTTCAAACGTTTTCCTGCCCACCCCTGGGGCTCAATCTCTGGCTCTGCTCCGCCCCAAACCGCTCCCAGCCGCTGGGGATTTAGCTCTGCTGTGCACGGTGCCGGGGGCCCCTCTGGGGACGGGATATTCCCAAAGCTGTTCAGGGGACGTTCCGAACGCCGGGCCGGGCTGAGCCGGACCCACGAGCAAAGCAGTGACACGCGCGTGTGCAGCAAGCCGAGGGTGAGACACAACGGTGCCTCGCTCCAGTCCCCCTGCGTCTTACGTCttacagccctgctctgcctgacccGTTCCCTGGGCTCCTGCCAGCTCCCCGGGCACAGTTCGGGGGCGCTGCGGGGTGGCTGGTGCCttcactctgtatttcctgggggcagagctttgAGTGCCGGTGAATTCACCCTGTGTGGTGCCCATCCCTGTAATGAGTGGGGGGAGGTCTCAGTCCCCacctctgggtgtgggagggagcagagatcTGACAGGATCATCCCTTTGGGGGATCTGCGCCACTCAGCCTCCACCTACATCCCTCGTCCCTGATGTGGAAattcccccagctgccccattGCCCACAGATACTCACGTCCGGACACCCCGCTCCgcccggccagccagcagcctggaaaggAGACGGGTCATTagggaccagatcccagagcaGCTGGATCCTACACAGAGGTGGATTTGCAATGAAACTCACAGTGCCGTGGCACAGGGCCCCCAACTACCAGGGGCCCCAGGGTGTAGCtaagggggggtgcaggggaagcagccgcttcccctgagGACGTTTTCCAAAAGTTGTGCCTTTCTGCtcagccagcactgggctccgGACTCGGAGTCCGAAGCCGGGTTTTGCGTGCGGCCGCCGGCTTGTTCTCAGCTCCGCACCGCCCTCCTcccgcatccccagccctgctcgctcactccggggctgcaggttgcctggttccccggggaggaggaggagatcccCTTAACCCTTGGCGTTAAACAAACCttcctactagggtgaccagacagcaagtgtgaaaaatcaggacagagggtggggggtaataggagcctatataagaaaaatccccaaatatcgggactgtccttataaaatcgggacatctggtcaccctacttccttCAGTCTTCCTAGGGAGGACGTATGAGAGTTTGCAGCAGCcacagcccagggagggaggggtggcgcTCTACTGTTTAAAAATGTTGCAGACCCGTTTTCTCCCAGCAGTAATTTCAACCTGGTCTTTGGGCTGGGCTggactctggctttctggccagtAGGAAAACCAACTTCCTAGAGATATTTGTCCATGATGCTTCTAGGCTCTCGCTCATGAGGAGGTTtggaaaaattagatttttttttctcaaatcgGTAAATGTCAGCAATCGTAGATTTCATCACACATGCACAAACTGACCCAACCCCCCCACGGCTGATAACTGAAACTGACAGGCAAGGTAGCTTGATCACTTCTCAGGGTTTGAGTTAAGGCTCCTGACATTTTGTATAGTTTGACAGGTGATGTTGCCAATGGGTGTTTTAATGGTTTATGAAGCTTTCACTTGTTGAATGTCAGCACCGACTGTTAAATAGATAttgcctgaccccccccccgccccaatttcctgcaactgtgaagaTAAAaatggttttaagcatttttcccCTGTCATTTTGCACAACCATGAAAACTTATTTTTAcgcttttttaaaatcaatttatctgttgaaataataaaaaaatacaaattgagTTGTACCACTTGCCTTGTGAGTTTGCCAGTTTGCAGCATTCAGCCTTGAGCTAAATACTTAGGTGGGGGACACACATACTGACCCCCCAACCTCTTTGTAACCAGCAGAGTTGGAGGGCTAGAGGCAGGTCTCTGCCCCAAGAAGTGTAGGGCCCATCTAGCCCTGCAGCGGGGAGACTCGTATTAGCTTAAGCTGATCTAGTGTTAAGAACAGTTCTGTGGATGGTATAGCTCTGCCTAGCCACCTGAGCTTGGATCCCAGTGGGCAACCAGGGGCGCTAGCCCGAACTGCTGCCCACGCCAAACGTCTGCACCCGTTAGCTCAAGCTAAGCGAGCGTGAGTCTGTCTGCTCGGCCTGGGAgtcatgcagtgtagacatacccttagagttcaGCCAGAGAGGCTGATCCAAGCCTGAGGTGGAACAGAACCAAGGTCATTGCTGGAAGGCTTCCCAGAAACAGCCTGGGCAgggaggagtggaagatgggggaGCTGCAAATGAGGGAGGCAGCGCCGAGGCTGAGGGGCTGTTTGTGAAAGAAAGGGGCGAAGATGAGAATGATGCATCGGAGTAGCAATGTGTATTGATGAGGAGGAAGACTGTACAGAAATGAGAAGTAATGGAATGGATAAGAAAGAGTCTGGAtctggagagggagagaaacctttgcaatgcttttaattaaataaaatactgCTCGGAATTGTgtgagactttaacttcccagatgcagagtggaggacaagtgctactaataatagaaggtcccagattttcctggatgcatcAGCTTTGTTTAccactgaaccaacaagaggtggaGCCATTTAGAATTGGCTTTGGTGAGCAGTGAGGACCTCAGAGAAGAGCTGgctgtaggggacaaccttggctcgagtgatcatgagctaattctgtttaaattaaatggaaggataaacaaaaagacCTCTGCAACTAGGGGCCTTGATTTCAAAGGGGCAAACTTTAAAACatgaagggaattagttagggatgCGCCAAgcggactggactgaagaactcaaggatctgaaggTGGAGGTGGCTCGGAATTACTTTAAATCAAAGCTGCAGAAGCTCTTTGAAGCCTACGTCCCAACTAGGGGGAAATATTCGTGGGGAAGGGTTGCGGACCaagctggatgaacaagcatctcaaacaggtgattgGAGAACGCctgcaaggaatggaagatgggagggatgaGCAA harbors:
- the LOC135976383 gene encoding V-set and transmembrane domain-containing protein 1-like isoform X2; its protein translation is MGGNVTIRCQNQHLGMRFLLYKAGDGNYLTYTDPAGSEAEFPITSARREQSGNYTCRYSHRTDPPNYSEPSDPVQIIVAGGSDSSTAPGLTRTIIAGVSAATTSLLLLLLLFLCYRRTRGREGPAPRQSRESEAAATVSPGA